GCCAGtttgttgagccatattggagcactgccgagcactacgcaacatatgctgcagaattttatccaatcatgcatgaggcatattggccaacttgctcattgccaaacttgcaggcaaatcctgcatacgctagacataaaggtcggcctaggagctcacgtatacataaCGAGATGGATGCTCGGGAAGGTCGAAAACAAatcacgtgtagcatatgccgtcaagaaggacataaccgcacaagatgtccgagaaggacccaacctggggatgcagctggaccttcgcactgacctataacttataggtGATCCGGGATTGGCGTACTCTTACTCCTCGCGTGACGACAAGTTTTCACCTGCTAATTCCTTatgaaaaatttgtttccaaacGTTAAATCCTCAGACCGCTTTAATTTCTCGGTGAACACGCGAATGCTCCATGCTCAATTTGTCTCTGAGCAATCGAGTCACTGTGTCCATCAATCGAGAATAGTTTATgttcagatgaaaacttggtgagacattttcatttgtacacatataggatAACCCTTGAGATTTTTGTTCGtttccaccatacaaagcaccggggacagatactcaattcttatgctttctatgttaatgctttcaatattctggcttgtttgcaggatcgatccagggccgtccgatactactgtactgtgtatgggcgatcggcaccggtccagtcgggcgtggaccgattcgcatgctgacgtcttatattgccgagggggcagtcagagcgtacaggataggataggcgcagaccctcgcattattgattggatacgtgacgcgggtttttatgggatatatcagattggccatatccagttggattgacatcttgtgaccgcgttggtcgagcgatggaggccagagacacacactttccacttgccgcacggggaggcgactatcacattacaggatgtcgcggtgttgttcgggctaccgattaatgggttgcccgtcactggtcgtacagctggaccagtacaggatggaggcgtcggtcaggggggaggacttcgccgcatgtgcgagagattgttaggagtggtgccccTAGACAGTGAGCTTGTTAGTGCCCGCATTCGCATGcggtttctagagggggagatgtttcgccagcttccggctgatgctgatgatcagactatagcgtgtcacgcacgtgcccacatgctgcaattgatatgtgggacgctgttctgcgacctatcggggagttacgcacacttgatgttccttccactgctcGCGGAGCGAGCAGAGTtacgccattatagttggggtgcTGTGACGTTAGCTTGGCTGTACCGGGAGATGTGCCGTGCCGCGCCGCTAACGTGTCGcactcacagatcggaggagcactccgcttattgtaggtttgggcgtgggagagattcacgtcgttAGCTCCTACGCGCCGCGGTGTCCGACGTCTTGTTCAGAGGGATGAGGACGGACGaccgattgacccagctccactcgcgtggaggttagtaactcaaCTGAAAATAATTTGCTTCAGTTGTAGTACGTAGTAGTGGTTAGACCTTGCTAACTAACGTTCTattgtgtacaggtggagggatcagttgttggcgcctaatgttgcgcaacacacactgccctggtacagattcaagctggacatgcaccgggagcacgagGTAGTCTCCGTTATGTGTATTTAGGGCTATTTCAAGATTTGCATATATTCCAGTCCCACGtctgacatttactatatgtctacgcgcagttcgtatgggcgccctacacggatgacattgttgccgacctaccacctggttatgcagttgggtcggacctctgggttgcccgagtgccactcatatgttttcatattgtcgagtggcatctcccagaccgagtgatgcgccagtttggctttcgacGAGGCATTCCCGGTCGCTTCTGTACCTCGGGGGTCGATGTACGTGGggaggacttgcacgagattgatggtcgcaGTCGGGGGAACACAGATCGGGTAGCGGAGCACGccatgtacgtgagtatgtgggtACATAGGCGCGACTACATTGTCGAGGGAGTCCGGGCAGATGGCCCGATGCGTCCGGAGGATCCATATTACGcgtggtacaggtcgatcacacgtcgctttgtagataggactgcggcggtctacatgagcctcgtacgcttactcaaatgtatacctaatttgttaccgtgatgattagtagttcaatgttttaaacactattttcgtatgatgcaggctgacgtattacaccaggtcgagtcgctatcatcagaccctgttgtgagcgatttagcgagagttggtttggacattgtctacgaggacgggcGACGGATCCCTACCCCACGCCGGACGCCGGCTccacgaggtggtcgagcagctccagtacgagggggtcgagcagctacctccagcCGTCCATCGAGTCCGACCTTCTCACCacccattgtacatgaggagtatgtgtttgggccgtccgctgctgattttgcgggaccctccagtagaccggcggattatcgatctgactctgccgcaacgccgtcgatgtcgtacttactagacgatcctctcgatgcggaggaggtggacgcacccggcttgccagctcggactcgtccagagactacatacgacatagctccccgTCGGCTTCACCTAGAGAGGGATTATCCAGTACGTATGGGCGGAGACGACAGACATGTAGCCCCTCGACGTGACCGGACGCCAAACGCGGAGgagcagccaggtgagggcagacacagacggcagccaccccgacaccggagacgacctccatgcggtacCGAGTAGCCGATATATGCAGTTGTGAATTAGTTCATAATTTGatttgtacatcagatatatgtttacagcttcatttgtacataatgtatttattcattattcatttgggcataatgtatttagtaatgacttcatttgtacagcatctatttgtatagaatatatcatttcttctttatttcaacttgtttggagtatcatttgtacataatgtaattgtttggagtatcatttgtacataatgtaatttacttaattctgaatctatagagcagcaATAGGTAAAGTGACAAGCAGGCATAATTTAGTGTACTAATTTGATATgttcaatgtatacgaatctGATGAATGTAACGTTCTGAACACACTGGTATCAACTatattggaagaatgttttatttgcacaggtgcgtggatggatatgctcaatttttaaacaggactctgccgaaattagtatactattttaataggtttaatgtatacgattctcgtgaatgtaatgttgtgaacatactggtatcaactgtattggaagaatgttttatttgcacaggtgcgtggatggatatgctcaatttttaaacaggactctgccgaaattagtatactattttgataggtttaatgtatacgattctcgtgaatgtaatgttgtgaacatactggtatcaagtgtattggaagaatgttttatttgcacaggtgcgtggatggatatgctcaatttttaaacaggactctgccgaaattagtatactattttgataggtttaatgtatacgattctcgtgaatgtaatgttgtgaacatactggtatcaagtgtattggaagaatgttttatttgcacaggtgcgtggatggatatgctcaatttttaaacaggactttgccgaaattagtatactattttgataggtttaatgtatacgattctcgtgaatgtaatgttgtgaacatactggtatcaactgtattggaagaatgttttatttgcacaggtgcgtggatggatatgctcaatttttaaacaggactctgccgaaattagtatactattttgataggtttaatgtatacgattctcgtgaatgtaatgttgtgaacatactggtatcaactgtattggaagaatgttttatttgcacaggtgcgtggatggatatgctcaatttttaaacaggactctgccgaaattagtttACTATTTTGACAAGTTCaatgtatacgagtctcgtgaatgtaacgttgtgaaatataatttagtctctctatgtatgtttcttaggttttatttctacttttaatttcacaatattgaaagtaacaccGAACGGGCCCccgaggaaaaaggaaagaagtcaattaggtgcaattcaacttgaatagggttgaaatgtatactcagtaaaagagctgtatgatatgatgagttatctttagaactaccaaataaaatataatcctaaaaagtatataccgagccatttgtatttctacaacagtTGGTTCGTGGTTCTTATTTTACATATAAAGTAAGAGTTGTTGTTAATTAATACCAGGTtgcgaatttagatatgaatgaacagcTTCGAAGAAATGGAATTCGAACTAAACGAGGGAAAACATTGCaatactttggaatcattgaatgcacaaaccaaatgctaagcaaaggcacaatagaaccaatcattaaatcagaaatgtaatgacaatccaaaatgtagaaagttaaacatAAGCCAGACGAAAATAATAACCTATGATCTGTAAAGGATGAACTTGTATTAACTCCTATCGATAAtggatacatatatgatgaagaagtaaaagttacaaaacattaaatgtaggacagtgttgtcccaactctatatgctagaacatgtaaatttaaatatggaaggTAAGAGCAGATCAATCTCAATAATTTAGCGCCATTAATCATCATGCGTGGGACTGGTGCTTAGAAGCTGCAAGTCTTGGGGATTATAGGTTGCAGGCTTATTCTTGATTTTATCATGATATGTGATGGGGCTATCTCTGAAAGGCATGCATGCAAGACTCCATGCCATTTATCCTTTTGATTATGTCATTGGTCTAGTCTAAAGTCTGAACTCTTAAAGATTTTAGGTTGACACTGAATGGTCTTCAATTCAACATTCTATATAGTTTAATATGTCCATGAACTCAAGTCTAACTTCATGCTTCTAAAGTAAGAGATAACTTCATGCTTGTACTATGGGGGGGATATAAtacaaatttgatatgaaaaatattaaattcaaaattttgaatagtatatgaaacaattttgaaatgagatacacttcttaattttgttctcttgcctgatcttaataaacatttaaatggatccaaaaacataagggggcagcaatacaatattaatgaattttttgtaaaataataattgcattattattattattatccccaagatccagcactatctatgataagtatttttgtcatttgacttaataaatgaaactatcggatccttctaatttaaatattaatatgagtaaagatattttaaaaaaaataggctACTTGTTGAGTGTAACCTTTAGCTACTAATCGAGCTTTGTACCTTTCAATAGTTCCATCTGCCTTATACTTAATTGGaaatacccacttacaaccaatagtCTGTTTATGTTGAGGAAGAGTTacaagttcccaagttttatttaattccaaggcatttaattcattttgcattgcagcTTGCCATTCAGGTATTTGAGCAGCTAATTTGTAAGTTTTGGGTTCTTTAGAAGCTGAAATGGAGACTAGAAAAGCTTTATGAGAAGGAGATAATTGTTTTTCATAAAGATAATCAGAGATGGGATATAGAATACCtttattagaaaaacaattagcaataTCAGATGAAGAAGTTGCAAGTGAAACCTTGGAAGCTGTACCACAGTAAAAATCCTGCAAATAGCTTGGCCGTCGTGTAATCCTTGAAGATTTTCTGAGTTGTGGTGAAATAATATCTGGGATGGGAACATTGTTCAAAGATGTTAGATGATTGTTGGTTGAATGTGAAGAGGATGGAGGAGTTTgattagaagaataaaaaaaatcagatgTAGAAGCTGATGGAGGGAATAAGAAAGAATGTGATTCGGGATTAGGTGAAAaaaccttaaaaggaaaaatattttcagaaaaaactaCATTTCTTGAGATGAAAACTTTATTAGTATTAAGGTCCATTAATTTGTAACCTTTTATGTTAGAAGGATAACCCAAGAATAAACATTTGGTAGATCTTTgatcaaatttatgtctatgGGTTGTAAGTGTTGATGCAAAACAAAGGCAACCAAATACTTTAAGATGAGAAAGATTAGGAGGTTTATCAAAAAGCATTTCAGATGGTGTTTGGTTGTTAAGACTTGGAGTTGGAATTCTATTTATAATGTGAGCTGCAGTTAATACACAGTCACTCCAGAAAGGTAAAGGCATATTTGCTTGAAACAATAAGGCCCTGGCAGTGTTTAACAAATGTTggtgttttctttccacaacaccattttgttgtggagtttctacACAACATCTTTGATGTATAATGCCATGGTCATTATAGAATTGAGTTAAAAGAAATTCAGGACGATTATCTGATCTCACTATTTTAACAGGAACATTAAATTGGGTTACTACCattgtgcaaaa
The Malania oleifera isolate guangnan ecotype guangnan chromosome 13, ASM2987363v1, whole genome shotgun sequence DNA segment above includes these coding regions:
- the LOC131146679 gene encoding uncharacterized protein LOC131146679, whose protein sequence is MHREHEFVWAPYTDDIVADLPPGYAVGSDLWVARVPLICFHIVEWHLPDRVMRQFGFRRGIPGRFCTSGVDVRGEDLHEIDGRSRGNTDRVAEHAMYVSMWVHRRDYIVEGVRADGPMRPEDPYYAWYRSITRRFVDRTAAVYMSLADVLHQVESLSSDPVVSDLARVGLDIVYEDGRRIPTPRRTPAPRGGRAAPVRGGRAATSSRPSSPTFSPPIVHEEYVFGPSAADFAGPSSRPADYRSDSAATPSMSYLLDDPLDAEEVDAPGLPARTRPETTYDIAPRRLHLERDYPVRMGGDDRHVAPRRDRTPNAEEQPGEGRHRRQPPRHRRRPPCGTE